The following coding sequences lie in one Spinacia oleracea cultivar Varoflay chromosome 1, BTI_SOV_V1, whole genome shotgun sequence genomic window:
- the LOC130465992 gene encoding phospholipid:diacylglycerol acyltransferase 1-like codes for MEIFSLYGVGIPTERAYIYKLSATTDCYIPFQIDTMADSSDECSCLKGGVYNVNGDETVPVLSAGYMCAKAWKGKTRFNPSGMQTFIREYDHAPPANLLEGRGTQESLAIRKATVTEKKYSVESDVVRT; via the coding sequence ATGGAGATATTTTCTTTATATGGAGTTGGAATTCCTACTGAGAGAGCCTATATTTACAAGCTGAGTGCAACAACAGATTGTTACATTCCTTTTCAGATTGATACAATGGCAGACAGTTCAGATGAGTGCTCTTGTCTCAAAGGAGGGGTTTACAATGTTAATGGAGATGAAACAGTTCCTGTTTTGAGTGCTGGTTACATGTGTGCTAAAGCATGGAAAGGGAAAACCCGGTTTAACCCTTCTGGAATGCAAACTTTTATAAGGGAGTATGATCATGCTCCTCCTGCTAATCTATTAGAGGGTAGAGGCACCCAAGAATCACTTGCCATACGTAAGGCAACTGTTACAGAAAAAAAATACTCAGTGGAAAGTGATGTAGTTAGGACTTAG
- the LOC130465993 gene encoding protein REPRESSOR OF SILENCING 3-like, whose protein sequence is MVNNFVPEILDVQSSQSKEIREGLETLSVNKELERLSNSMPENVVDQSSQSKDIREELQGAQPAGPSASSDKETKGSSWLQKSPWTQLVAGGKSSSFSISQKLPRDLLEKQQLNKSSDSGTSNGFFSSCY, encoded by the coding sequence ATGGTCAACAACTTTGTGCCTGAAATCTTGGATGTCCAATCATCCCAGTCAAAGGAGATTAGAGAGGGACTTGAAACATTGTCTGTTAACAAAGAACTTGAAAGGCTCAGCAACTCTATGCCTGAAAACGTGGTGGACCAATCATCCCAGTCGAAGGACATTAGAGAGGAGCTTCAGGGAGCTCAGCCAGCCGGACCAAGTGCAAGTTCAGATAAAGAAACTAAAGGCAGTTCTTGGCTGCAAAAATCTCCGTGGACTCAGCTTGTGGCCGGTGGAAAGAGTAGCTCCTTTAGCATTTCACAGAAATTACCTAGAGATCTACTTGAGAAGCAACAGTTAAACAAATCAAGTGATAGTGGCACTTCAAATGGTTTTTTTAGTAGCTGCTATTGA
- the LOC110805848 gene encoding uncharacterized protein: MVIQVDLGDVSEIGKLACDGSLANGEMIMCVSHPHNLVGSFYVGHAVYQCVNDATVPLRDDPSTCGGYVSTALTNTPQYRQLGHVCNKKNFRCFDQEDICKFEELNPLLPIIQCNRLNFREGCSGSPVFNTKGEIVGMLICEVNSCDIALHVTVLKEFLSEALVKMNVSQEGKEGRREHELHSMRRNKKGKKSNNTATATEPEGGANHKAVATT, encoded by the exons ATGGTGATACAAGTTGATTTAGGAGATGTTAGCGAAATTGGGAAGCTTGCTTGTGATGGATCTTTAGCTAATGGTGAGATGATAATGTGTGTATCACACCCACACAATCTTGTAGGATCATTTTATGTTGGTCATGCTGTCTATCAATGTGTCAATGATGCTACTGTCCCACTTCGTGACGATCCTAGCACATGTGGTGGTTATGTCTCTACAGCATTAACAAATACTCCACAATATCGTCAATTAGGACATGTATGTAACAAGAAAAATTTTCGGTGTTTTGATCAGGAGGATATTTGTAAGTTTGAAGAACTCAACCCTTTACTTCCAATTATACAGTGCAACCGTTTAAACTTTAGGGAGGGTTGTTCTGGGAGTCCGGTTTTTAATACCAAAGGAGAAATAGTAGGAATGCTAATTTGTGAGGTTAATTCATGCGACATTGCTCTTCACGTGACAGTGCTAAAAGAGTTCTTGAGTGAAGCATTAGTCAAGATG AATGTTTCACAAGAAGGTAAAGAAGGAAGAAGAGAGCATGAATTACATTCAATGAG GCGCAACaaaaaggggaagaaaagcaacaaCACTGCAACTGCAACTGAACCAGAAGGAGGGGCAAACCACAAGGCCGTTGCCACCACCTGA